From the Leptotrichia sp. oral taxon 221 genome, one window contains:
- a CDS encoding AAA family ATPase: MRTKAVPVGIEDFERIINEDYYYVDKTMLIEELLINRAPVTLFTRPRRFGKTLNMSMIRYFFDVKNKKENRKLFENLKIYNSEYMSEQGKYPVIFISLKDLKGDTWEKCFENLKKTMYKIFNKYEFVREKLNIVEKRQFDKIWEMRDSKQSFKTSLLDLSNYLNKYYGEKVIILIDEYDAPIINAFDKGYYNEAMNFFQIFYSSALKTNNSLKYGVLTGITRVIKEGMFSGLNNLYVNTILSKDYSEYFGFLESEVIEMLEYFDMKYKIEEVREWYNGYIFGESKVYNPWSIVNYVRKKEIKAYWANVSGNTFLENMIDYSGESVYEDLKRFTDGESIEKYISDGTTIKSLLSNDDEIWQLLLYSGYLTKDEKQKEIEVTSEYTDVYNLRIPNKEIRKYFGNMFLNRFFGTEVKTNILIKALENGDIKKFEKTLGEIMINMLSHFDLDKEMEKIYQVFMIGLVGFLMGKYEIISNDESGYGRYDLAMIPIKSNEKAYLMEFKISKTKKGMEEKAQKALKQIDEKKYDTRLKARGIRNILKIGVAFYGKEVKVVFK; encoded by the coding sequence ATGAGAACAAAAGCTGTTCCTGTGGGGATTGAAGATTTTGAAAGAATAATAAATGAAGATTATTATTATGTAGATAAAACGATGTTAATAGAAGAATTATTGATAAACAGAGCTCCTGTGACACTTTTTACAAGACCTCGACGATTTGGAAAAACATTGAATATGTCAATGATTAGATACTTTTTTGATGTTAAAAATAAAAAGGAAAATAGAAAACTTTTTGAAAATTTGAAAATATATAATAGTGAATATATGAGTGAGCAAGGAAAATATCCTGTAATTTTCATTTCACTGAAGGATTTAAAGGGAGATACTTGGGAGAAATGTTTTGAAAATCTAAAAAAAACAATGTATAAAATTTTTAATAAATATGAATTTGTGAGAGAAAAATTAAATATTGTTGAAAAAAGACAATTTGATAAAATTTGGGAAATGAGAGATAGCAAACAAAGTTTTAAAACCTCACTCCTAGATTTGTCAAATTACTTAAATAAATATTATGGAGAAAAAGTCATAATTTTAATAGATGAATACGATGCTCCAATAATAAATGCTTTTGATAAAGGATATTACAATGAAGCAATGAACTTTTTTCAAATATTTTACAGTTCAGCATTAAAGACTAATAATTCTTTGAAATATGGTGTTTTAACAGGTATAACAAGGGTTATAAAAGAAGGAATGTTCTCTGGTTTAAATAATCTTTATGTAAATACAATTTTAAGTAAGGATTATTCAGAATATTTTGGATTTCTTGAAAGCGAAGTGATTGAAATGCTTGAGTATTTTGATATGAAGTATAAAATTGAAGAAGTTAGGGAATGGTATAATGGATATATCTTTGGAGAAAGTAAAGTATATAATCCCTGGTCCATTGTAAATTATGTAAGAAAAAAAGAAATTAAAGCATATTGGGCAAACGTTTCGGGAAATACATTTTTAGAAAATATGATTGATTATTCGGGAGAAAGTGTTTATGAAGATTTAAAACGGTTTACTGATGGAGAAAGTATTGAAAAATATATTTCTGATGGAACAACAATAAAAAGTCTTTTAAGTAACGACGATGAGATATGGCAATTACTTTTATATAGTGGGTACTTAACAAAAGATGAAAAACAAAAAGAAATAGAAGTAACTTCAGAATATACAGATGTTTATAACTTGAGAATTCCAAATAAGGAAATACGGAAATATTTTGGTAATATGTTTTTAAACAGATTTTTTGGAACAGAAGTAAAAACAAATATTTTGATAAAAGCGCTTGAAAATGGAGATATTAAAAAATTTGAAAAGACATTGGGAGAAATAATGATAAATATGTTGAGTCATTTTGACTTGGATAAGGAAATGGAAAAGATTTATCAAGTGTTTATGATAGGGCTTGTAGGATTTTTGATGGGAAAATATGAAATTATTTCAAATGATGAAAGCGGATATGGAAGATATGACCTTGCAATGATTCCAATAAAAAGTAACGAAAAAGCCTATCTTATGGAATTTAAAATATCGAAGACGAAAAAGGGAATGGAAGAGAAAGCACAGAAGGCGTTGAAACAGATTGATGAGAAGAAATATGATACGAGATTGAAGGCAAGAGGGATAAGGAATATTTTGAAGATTGGGGTTGCGTTTTATGGGAAAGAAGTGAAGGTTGTTTTTAAATAG
- a CDS encoding helicase yields the protein MAPHYLDFINSTKGNKEMKEVERTIHLYRKVDVNESMEERHEKVMEGLSKLEAPLGLKDSEIPEIPDFGTELVCFYDAKNIKTKGVSIEGVYRWRGLKYVVWDELRYEFKITYKLIDYKKIIYDDLPKVINIFDPYIADVFVSPSYSIAYKESYKSEILKLEEKGLKELQDVLFTLSPVMYFNEESYNKLIKVPKEELLERLKGKAKVVMLLEKGIYIIFNDKADITYEEFVEMNNIFKPLLGLI from the coding sequence ATGGCACCCCATTATCTTGATTTTATAAATTCTACGAAAGGAAATAAAGAAATGAAGGAAGTAGAAAGAACAATTCACTTATACAGAAAAGTAGACGTAAATGAATCAATGGAAGAAAGACATGAGAAAGTTATGGAAGGACTGTCAAAACTGGAAGCACCTTTAGGATTGAAAGATAGTGAAATTCCAGAAATACCTGACTTTGGGACAGAACTGGTATGTTTTTATGATGCTAAAAATATTAAAACTAAAGGTGTTTCAATAGAAGGTGTATATAGGTGGAGAGGACTTAAATATGTAGTCTGGGATGAGTTACGTTATGAATTTAAGATAACATATAAGTTGATAGACTATAAGAAAATAATATATGATGATCTTCCAAAAGTAATAAATATTTTTGATCCTTATATTGCTGATGTTTTTGTTTCCCCAAGTTATTCGATTGCTTATAAAGAAAGCTATAAATCAGAAATTTTAAAATTAGAGGAAAAAGGGTTAAAAGAACTTCAAGATGTATTATTTACACTATCTCCAGTGATGTACTTCAATGAAGAAAGTTATAATAAGCTGATAAAAGTACCAAAGGAAGAGCTTCTAGAAAGACTTAAGGGGAAAGCAAAGGTAGTGATGCTACTTGAAAAGGGTATATACATTATCTTTAATGACAAGGCAGATATTACTTATGAAGAATTTGTGGAAATGAATAATATATTTAAGCCATTACTGGGATTAATTTAA
- a CDS encoding serine kinase: protein MERNKIKKVYMLYHETERNNDGKLIGFFSTREKADIEKEKYIKMKGFKDFPEGFKIKTLTIGKSYYTKGFKSKAIK, encoded by the coding sequence ATGGAACGCAATAAAATAAAAAAAGTATATATGCTATATCATGAAACAGAAAGAAATAACGATGGGAAGTTAATAGGATTTTTTTCAACAAGAGAAAAAGCAGATATTGAGAAGGAAAAGTATATAAAAATGAAAGGTTTCAAAGATTTTCCAGAAGGATTTAAAATAAAAACACTGACTATTGGAAAGAGCTATTATACAAAAGGATTTAAATCGAAAGCTATAAAGTAA
- a CDS encoding biotin--[acetyl-CoA-carboxylase] ligase codes for MKLYKFNELDSTNKYLKKNHKSYEEYDIISAKNQTHAKARRGNVWFSSEGMALFTFYINPKENFNVNEYLKLPLVAGVAVINGLKKIEPLDYKFKWTNDIYLNDRKLTGILLEKADDKYFVGIGININNILPNEVKNVAISINSVTQKTYDIDEIILSIVTEFSELVKKLENGSWNEILSEINELNYLKDKQITLKIDEKTVSGIAKNIDSDGRLEILYDNEIHHFSIGEVLKERIITVLTNENSSLENLERLKNLGYDPIGVYFFDSNNNQDDLQKIENFTFENKIKFEKVFMENGLKNEGENENLVNEEFLEKVDFFCKKYRTNCISIEKKFTNEKLLNYVEMKELKLYN; via the coding sequence ATGAAATTATATAAATTTAATGAACTAGATTCGACAAATAAATATTTGAAAAAAAATCACAAATCATATGAAGAATATGATATTATTTCTGCTAAAAATCAAACACATGCAAAAGCTAGAAGGGGAAATGTTTGGTTTTCGAGTGAAGGGATGGCACTTTTTACTTTTTATATTAATCCAAAAGAAAATTTTAATGTTAATGAATATTTGAAATTACCGTTAGTTGCTGGGGTTGCAGTAATTAATGGATTGAAAAAAATAGAGCCATTAGATTACAAGTTTAAGTGGACGAATGATATTTATTTGAATGACAGAAAATTGACTGGGATTCTTTTGGAAAAGGCAGATGACAAATATTTTGTTGGAATTGGGATAAATATTAATAATATTTTGCCAAATGAAGTAAAAAATGTAGCGATTTCGATAAATTCTGTTACACAAAAAACATATGATATTGACGAAATTATTTTGTCGATAGTGACAGAATTTTCTGAATTAGTAAAAAAATTGGAAAATGGTTCTTGGAATGAAATATTGAGTGAGATTAATGAATTAAATTATTTGAAAGATAAACAGATTACATTGAAAATAGATGAAAAAACAGTTTCAGGAATTGCTAAAAATATTGATTCTGATGGTAGGCTTGAAATTTTATATGATAATGAAATACATCATTTTTCGATTGGAGAAGTTTTGAAAGAGAGAATCATTACTGTTTTAACAAATGAAAATTCTTCTCTTGAAAATTTAGAAAGGTTAAAAAATTTGGGTTATGATCCGATTGGAGTGTACTTTTTCGATTCTAACAATAATCAAGATGATCTTCAAAAGATAGAAAATTTTACTTTTGAAAATAAAATTAAGTTTGAAAAAGTTTTTATGGAAAATGGTCTTAAAAATGAAGGAGAGAATGAAAATTTAGTTAATGAAGAATTTTTAGAGAAGGTTGATTTTTTCTGTAAAAAATATAGAACTAATTGTATTTCAATTGAAAAAAAATTCACTAATGAAAAATTGTTAAATTATGTTGAAATGAAAGAATTAAAATTGTATAATTAG
- a CDS encoding RpiB/LacA/LacB family sugar-phosphate isomerase, translating to MKIAMAGDHAGFALKKEIKEMLEKEGHEIVDFGPFSEEGCDLPDFIYPASLAVSKGEVDRGIFIDGVGYGSALIANKIYGVYAAVCQDPFCAGLARSHSNTNVLCLGGKIIGSAIAQEIVKTWMTTEYLSDNPRYTKRVDKVIEIAEKHIKNI from the coding sequence ATGAAAATAGCAATGGCTGGAGATCATGCTGGGTTTGCCTTGAAAAAAGAAATAAAAGAAATGTTGGAAAAAGAAGGACATGAAATTGTTGATTTTGGACCTTTTAGTGAAGAAGGGTGCGATTTGCCTGATTTTATCTATCCTGCGTCACTTGCAGTTAGTAAAGGTGAAGTTGATAGAGGAATTTTTATTGATGGAGTTGGGTATGGAAGTGCATTGATTGCGAATAAAATTTATGGTGTCTATGCAGCAGTTTGTCAAGATCCTTTCTGTGCTGGGTTGGCTCGTTCGCATTCGAATACGAATGTACTTTGTTTAGGAGGAAAAATAATAGGTTCAGCAATTGCCCAAGAAATCGTAAAAACTTGGATGACGACTGAATATCTTTCTGATAATCCAAGATATACAAAAAGAGTGGATAAAGTTATCGAAATTGCAGAAAAACATATAAAAAATATATAA
- the pflB gene encoding formate C-acetyltransferase: protein MEAWRGFKEGNWNKVNDVTDFIRLNYTEYTGDESFLEGPTEATTALWKNLSEKFKVEREKGIYDTETKIPSQIDAYGPGYIDKDLEKIVGLQTDAPLKRAIFPNGGLRMVKNSLEAFGYKLDPETEEIYTKYRKTHNDGVFSAYTDEIKKARHTGIITGLPDAYGRGRIIGDYRRVALYGVDKLIEERQAEFKKRDSSEMTEELIRVREEIFEQIKALKALKRMAASYGFDISKPASNAQEAIQWLYFAYLAATKDQNGAAMSIGRTSTFLDIYIERDLKEGTLTEKEAQELMDHFVMKLRIIRFLRTPEYDALFSGDPVWVTESIGGIGLDGRSLVTKNSFRILHTLYNMGTSPEPNLTVLWSENLPEAWKKFCAKVSIDTSSVQYENDDIMRPQFGDNYGIACCVSPMTIGHQMQFFGARVNLPKALLYAINGGKDERYKEYVLPEGMLEPITSEYLDFDEVWAKYDKMLDWLAETYVKALNIIHYMHDKYSYEALEMALHDVDIRRTEAFGIAGISIVADSLASIKYGKVKVVRDEDGDAVDYIQEGEYVPFGNNDDRTDQFAVDIVRIFMDKIRSHKMYRNAIPTQSVLTITSNVVYGKKTGNTPDGRKAGAPFGPGANPMHGRDTRGAVASLASVAKLPFEHANDGISYTFAITPETLGKNIEEKKANLVGLMDGYFNQTGHHLNVNVFGRELLEDAMEHPENYPQLTIRVSGYAVNFVKLTREQQLDVINRTISNKM from the coding sequence ATGGAAGCATGGAGAGGTTTTAAAGAAGGAAATTGGAATAAGGTAAACGATGTTACGGACTTTATTAGATTAAATTACACTGAATATACAGGAGATGAATCTTTCTTAGAAGGTCCAACAGAAGCAACAACTGCTTTATGGAAAAATTTATCTGAAAAATTCAAAGTTGAAAGAGAAAAAGGGATTTATGATACAGAAACTAAAATTCCTTCTCAAATTGATGCTTACGGACCAGGATATATTGATAAAGATTTGGAAAAAATAGTTGGTTTACAAACTGATGCACCTTTAAAAAGAGCAATCTTCCCTAATGGTGGATTAAGAATGGTTAAAAATAGTTTGGAAGCTTTTGGATACAAATTAGATCCTGAAACTGAAGAAATTTATACTAAATATAGAAAAACTCATAATGATGGAGTGTTCTCAGCTTATACTGATGAAATCAAAAAAGCTAGACATACAGGAATAATCACTGGATTGCCTGATGCGTATGGAAGAGGAAGAATTATCGGAGATTACAGAAGAGTTGCTTTATACGGAGTTGACAAATTAATCGAAGAAAGACAAGCTGAATTCAAAAAACGTGATTCAAGTGAAATGACAGAAGAATTAATTAGAGTTAGAGAAGAAATCTTTGAACAAATTAAAGCATTAAAAGCATTAAAAAGAATGGCAGCATCATATGGATTTGATATTTCAAAACCAGCATCTAACGCACAAGAAGCTATTCAATGGTTGTATTTCGCTTACTTAGCAGCAACTAAAGATCAAAATGGAGCTGCAATGAGTATCGGAAGAACTTCTACTTTCTTAGATATTTATATTGAAAGAGACTTAAAAGAAGGAACTTTAACTGAAAAAGAAGCACAAGAATTAATGGATCATTTCGTAATGAAATTAAGAATTATTAGATTCTTGAGAACACCTGAATATGATGCATTATTCTCTGGAGATCCAGTTTGGGTAACAGAATCAATCGGTGGAATTGGATTAGATGGAAGATCATTAGTAACTAAAAATAGTTTCAGAATTTTACATACATTATACAACATGGGAACATCACCTGAACCAAACTTAACTGTATTATGGAGTGAAAACTTACCAGAAGCATGGAAAAAATTCTGTGCAAAAGTTTCAATTGATACTTCATCAGTTCAATATGAAAACGATGATATCATGAGACCTCAATTTGGAGACAACTATGGAATCGCATGTTGTGTATCTCCAATGACTATTGGACATCAAATGCAATTCTTTGGAGCAAGAGTTAACTTACCAAAAGCATTGTTATATGCAATTAATGGTGGTAAAGATGAAAGATACAAAGAATATGTATTACCAGAAGGAATGTTAGAACCAATTACATCAGAATACTTAGACTTCGATGAAGTTTGGGCTAAATATGATAAAATGTTAGACTGGTTAGCAGAAACTTATGTTAAAGCATTAAATATTATTCACTACATGCATGATAAATATTCTTATGAAGCTTTAGAAATGGCTTTACATGATGTTGACATTAGAAGAACAGAAGCATTTGGAATTGCAGGAATTTCAATTGTTGCAGATTCATTAGCATCTATTAAATATGGTAAAGTAAAAGTTGTTAGAGATGAAGATGGAGATGCAGTTGATTATATCCAAGAAGGAGAATATGTTCCATTTGGAAACAACGATGATAGAACTGACCAATTTGCAGTAGATATCGTAAGAATCTTCATGGATAAAATTAGAAGCCACAAAATGTATAGAAATGCAATACCAACTCAATCAGTATTGACAATTACTTCAAACGTAGTATATGGTAAGAAAACAGGAAATACACCTGATGGAAGAAAAGCTGGAGCGCCATTTGGACCAGGAGCAAACCCTATGCATGGAAGAGATACAAGAGGAGCAGTAGCTTCATTGGCATCAGTAGCTAAATTACCATTTGAACACGCAAATGATGGAATTTCTTACACATTTGCTATAACACCTGAAACTTTAGGTAAAAATATTGAAGAGAAAAAAGCTAACTTAGTAGGATTAATGGATGGATACTTCAATCAAACAGGACATCACTTGAATGTAAACGTATTCGGTAGAGAATTGTTAGAAGATGCTATGGAACATCCTGAAAACTACCCTCAATTAACAATAAGAGTTTCTGGATATGCAGTAAACTTTGTTAAATTGACAAGAGAACAACAATTAGATGTTATTAACAGAACAATTTCAAACAAAATGTAA
- the pflA gene encoding pyruvate formate-lyase-activating protein, protein MKGYIHSFESFGTKDGPGIRFVLFLQGCPLRCLYCHNVDTWDISDRKFMMEPEEVMHEILKVKGFIKTGGVTISGGEPLIQPDFVKEVFKLCRENGIHTALDTSGYIFNEKAKEVLEYTDLVLLDIKHINPAKYKTLTSVRLEHTLEFAKYLNSIDKPVWVRYVLVPGYSDDEDDLHEWAKFVSQFKNVKRVDILPFHQMGQFKWEKVGKEYKLKDTPTPTREQIQKTEEIFKQYGLNVGI, encoded by the coding sequence ATAAAAGGTTACATACATTCTTTTGAATCTTTTGGAACGAAAGATGGACCAGGAATAAGATTTGTGCTGTTTTTACAAGGATGTCCACTTAGATGTTTGTATTGTCATAATGTGGATACATGGGATATAAGTGATAGAAAATTTATGATGGAACCTGAAGAGGTTATGCATGAAATATTGAAAGTAAAAGGATTTATAAAGACAGGAGGAGTGACTATTTCTGGTGGAGAGCCATTGATTCAGCCTGATTTTGTGAAAGAAGTATTCAAATTATGTAGAGAAAATGGGATTCATACGGCACTTGATACATCGGGATACATTTTTAATGAGAAAGCGAAAGAAGTTTTAGAGTATACTGATTTAGTCTTACTTGATATAAAACATATAAATCCTGCTAAATATAAGACTTTGACGTCGGTAAGATTAGAGCATACGTTGGAATTTGCTAAATATTTGAATAGCATTGATAAGCCTGTTTGGGTTAGATATGTTTTAGTTCCAGGGTATTCTGATGATGAGGATGATTTGCATGAATGGGCGAAATTTGTATCGCAGTTTAAAAATGTGAAGAGGGTTGATATTTTGCCGTTTCATCAAATGGGACAATTTAAGTGGGAAAAGGTTGGAAAAGAGTATAAATTGAAGGATACTCCGACACCTACTCGAGAGCAAATTCAAAAAACAGAAGAAATATTTAAGCAATATGGTTTAAATGTAGGAATATAA
- a CDS encoding nucleotidyltransferase family protein: MWYNINGGIKIGKKIGIVVEYNPFHNGHLYQIEKIREKFGNEALLVVVMSGDFVQRGEFSFFNKWEKTEVALKNGVDIVVELPLYYSIQNAEIFSKMATRILEYLDLDIQVFGAESNEIEKLENVIELQEEIAYKKKLMEYMKQGNSYGTSQKKALEEYRLGNLVKSNNILALEYMREMKNSKLRIKPYIIKREVSEYNENKVEDSREKFASASFIRSEIENYQTDDKEKLLKLKEFVPIETFEILKNKVLKVDVKKEVFKLFKYKFLISEREEILKIYDMTEEIYSRIFSKLKNSKDLKEFLKNMKSRNFSGKRIERLMLNVVLNIKKEVLDFEIEYVRVLGFNRKGQEYLKKLKNSEKMKKVFVNWKDIEKNKGDRISCNEKGNLEVKDFFDYKKEEINNEKINYLKIEVEKMGFLLKELFFGESERLNPVVRKS, from the coding sequence TTGTGGTATAATATAAACGGAGGTATAAAAATTGGGAAGAAAATAGGAATAGTTGTAGAATATAATCCTTTTCACAATGGACATTTGTATCAAATTGAAAAAATAAGAGAAAAATTTGGGAATGAAGCTTTGTTGGTTGTTGTAATGAGTGGAGATTTTGTACAGCGAGGGGAGTTTTCATTTTTTAATAAGTGGGAAAAAACGGAAGTCGCTTTGAAAAATGGAGTCGATATTGTTGTGGAATTGCCACTTTATTATTCTATACAAAATGCAGAGATTTTTTCAAAAATGGCAACTAGAATTTTAGAATATTTGGATTTAGATATTCAAGTTTTTGGAGCGGAAAGTAATGAAATTGAGAAATTAGAGAATGTGATAGAGTTGCAAGAAGAGATTGCTTATAAGAAAAAATTGATGGAGTATATGAAACAAGGAAATAGTTATGGGACTTCGCAAAAAAAGGCATTGGAAGAATATAGACTTGGAAATCTTGTAAAATCAAATAACATTTTAGCATTGGAATACATGAGAGAGATGAAAAATTCTAAACTGCGAATAAAACCTTATATTATAAAGCGTGAAGTTTCTGAATATAATGAAAATAAAGTTGAAGATTCACGAGAAAAGTTTGCGAGTGCGTCATTTATACGGTCTGAAATTGAAAATTATCAAACCGATGATAAAGAAAAATTATTGAAATTGAAGGAATTTGTACCGATAGAAACTTTTGAAATTTTAAAAAATAAAGTGTTAAAGGTTGATGTGAAAAAAGAGGTTTTTAAATTATTTAAGTATAAATTTCTGATTTCTGAAAGAGAAGAGATTTTAAAAATTTATGATATGACAGAAGAAATATATTCTAGAATATTCTCAAAATTGAAAAATTCAAAGGATTTGAAGGAGTTTTTAAAAAATATGAAATCTAGAAATTTTTCTGGAAAGAGGATAGAGCGACTGATGTTAAATGTTGTTTTGAATATAAAAAAAGAGGTTTTAGATTTTGAGATTGAATATGTTAGAGTGTTGGGATTTAATCGAAAAGGTCAAGAATATTTGAAAAAGTTGAAGAATAGTGAGAAAATGAAAAAAGTATTTGTGAATTGGAAGGATATTGAGAAAAATAAAGGAGATCGGATTTCTTGTAACGAAAAAGGAAATTTAGAAGTAAAAGATTTTTTTGATTATAAAAAAGAAGAGATAAATAATGAAAAAATCAATTATTTAAAAATAGAAGTTGAAAAAATGGGATTTTTACTGAAGGAATTGTTTTTTGGAGAGAGTGAAAGATTGAATCCAGTGGTAAGAAAATCATAG
- a CDS encoding alpha/beta hydrolase, protein MGVLEIINVLFMIFFFVIAYISVRYFINQIEKYPRVTHEEVYDSKKLRKKYNLEEGKANPLDYGYNYKDVAYKSGKLNLYGWLIESKNANKTMIICHGRGVNRLCSLQYLQLLKDANLDKDYNIFIPDFRNSGASDEARTKLGYNFAQDILHTMEMLKDKYGLNNFTLYGFSQGAMGAAIVSKLHVDSLRKKGLKVDKLILDSPISNVKKRIKQDAKKRKVPKFIVSIITRIFNFRVGNHLEKLRLSYLLKRVPTLILQTKNDKATTYGMLMEEYNKIAQNSNVQLKVFEKGAHIRIYAEPEYKEEYTKIVADFLRS, encoded by the coding sequence ATGGGAGTATTAGAAATAATAAATGTCTTATTTATGATATTTTTCTTCGTGATAGCTTATATATCAGTAAGATATTTTATAAATCAGATTGAGAAATATCCGAGAGTTACGCATGAAGAAGTTTATGATAGTAAAAAATTGAGAAAAAAATATAATCTTGAAGAAGGTAAGGCAAATCCACTAGATTATGGTTATAATTATAAAGATGTTGCATATAAGTCTGGAAAATTAAATTTGTATGGTTGGTTAATAGAATCGAAAAATGCTAATAAAACTATGATTATTTGTCATGGTAGAGGTGTTAATAGACTTTGTTCGTTACAATATTTACAACTTTTGAAGGATGCTAATTTGGATAAAGATTATAATATTTTTATACCAGATTTTAGAAATTCTGGTGCTTCTGATGAAGCGAGAACAAAATTAGGGTATAATTTTGCTCAAGATATTCTTCATACGATGGAAATGTTGAAAGACAAGTATGGGCTGAACAATTTTACGTTATATGGATTTTCGCAAGGTGCAATGGGAGCGGCAATTGTATCGAAATTACATGTTGATTCATTGAGAAAAAAAGGACTTAAGGTTGATAAATTGATTTTAGATAGTCCAATATCGAATGTTAAAAAGAGAATTAAACAAGATGCAAAAAAAAGAAAAGTGCCTAAATTTATAGTTAGTATTATAACTAGAATTTTTAATTTTAGAGTGGGTAATCATTTGGAAAAACTTCGATTATCGTATTTGTTAAAAAGGGTGCCAACTTTAATATTACAAACAAAAAATGATAAAGCAACAACTTATGGAATGTTAATGGAAGAGTATAATAAAATAGCACAAAATTCGAATGTTCAATTAAAGGTGTTTGAAAAGGGTGCACATATAAGAATTTATGCTGAACCTGAATACAAAGAAGAATATACTAAAATTGTGGCTGATTTTCTTAGAAGTTAG
- a CDS encoding MFS transporter gives MSKNISRLTKKSYWFYGLGVSYFIIDQLYNQWLQYYYLPPNTEKSLTPLLKPQYLIIAFIFARLIDAVSDPVVGYLSDNSKSKFGKRSFFMMIGGIPLGLLTIMYFYPVKSSQIATLVYLSIVGGLYFTAYTLVAAPYNALIPDLANTKEERLNLSTVQSTFRLIFTGIAMVLPGILIAKLGNGNTEAGIRKTVILLTVLAILGIYLCIFFLKEKDLTAKKEKKRSLSFGNSLKYIFEKEILLYFGGFFFFFSGFNILRGVLTYYLTIVMGRPIAQLTLVSVILFGVAGLFFPITNKWGKKYSYKKILVLDIAFLMVGSFGLLFITKELSKWAYLMFVICGIGLSGSAFIFPQAMLSEISAEISERKKVGLEGFLFGIQGLFLKLSFLVQQVAVSIVIVFGSQKSVTGLKTATDLGVRSTLIVAFILFGISLFFYNLKKED, from the coding sequence ATGTCTAAAAACATTTCAAGATTAACGAAAAAATCATATTGGTTTTATGGATTAGGTGTTTCGTATTTCATAATTGACCAACTGTATAATCAGTGGTTGCAGTATTATTATTTGCCACCAAATACTGAAAAAAGTTTAACACCGTTATTAAAACCACAATATTTGATAATAGCATTTATTTTTGCAAGATTGATAGATGCAGTTTCAGATCCAGTAGTTGGTTATCTTTCAGATAATTCAAAATCTAAATTTGGAAAACGGTCATTTTTCATGATGATAGGAGGAATTCCATTAGGATTGTTGACAATAATGTATTTCTATCCAGTGAAATCTTCTCAAATTGCGACGCTTGTGTATTTATCGATAGTTGGAGGACTATATTTTACGGCATATACACTGGTTGCGGCACCGTATAATGCGTTAATTCCTGATTTGGCTAATACAAAAGAAGAACGGTTAAATTTATCAACGGTTCAATCTACGTTTAGGTTAATCTTTACAGGGATAGCAATGGTATTGCCAGGAATCTTAATAGCAAAATTAGGAAATGGAAATACTGAGGCTGGAATTAGAAAAACAGTAATTTTATTAACAGTTTTAGCAATTTTAGGAATTTATTTATGTATATTTTTCTTAAAAGAAAAGGATCTAACTGCAAAAAAAGAAAAGAAAAGATCACTTTCTTTTGGAAATTCATTAAAATATATATTTGAAAAAGAAATTTTGCTTTATTTTGGAGGATTTTTCTTTTTTTTCAGTGGTTTTAACATACTTAGAGGAGTGCTAACTTACTACTTAACGATAGTTATGGGAAGACCAATAGCACAATTGACTTTGGTGTCGGTGATTTTATTTGGAGTTGCGGGATTATTTTTCCCAATTACAAATAAATGGGGTAAAAAATATTCGTATAAAAAAATATTGGTATTAGATATTGCATTTCTAATGGTAGGTTCGTTTGGACTGCTTTTTATAACAAAAGAATTGTCAAAATGGGCTTATTTAATGTTTGTTATTTGTGGAATAGGACTTAGTGGATCGGCGTTTATTTTTCCACAAGCTATGTTAAGTGAGATTTCTGCAGAAATTTCAGAGAGAAAAAAAGTTGGACTGGAAGGATTTTTATTTGGAATACAAGGATTATTTCTAAAATTATCATTTTTAGTTCAACAAGTTGCGGTTTCGATTGTAATTGTGTTTGGAAGTCAAAAGTCTGTGACAGGATTGAAAACAGCAACTGATTTAGGAGTTAGAAGTACACTTATAGTAGCATTTATTTTGTTCGGAATATCGTTGTTTTTTTATAATTTAAAGAAAGAAGATTAA